One part of the Bacteroidia bacterium genome encodes these proteins:
- a CDS encoding sialidase, protein MRTKLQLQRAGLAMLCLILFLPQLEAQNFEKGDLSQLHYRHIGPVGNRVSSVAGIAGDPLTYYVGAATGGIWKTVDGGLNWKPIFDDKPVHAIGALAVAPSDPEIVYAGTGEPWIRSNVSIGNGIWKSMDGGASWEHIGLENSGRVGRILVHPTNPDIVYVAALGHGYAKQKDRGVFMSMDGGKSWEHSLFVDENTGASDIAMDATNPRILYAGMWEFKLRTWNRTSGGPGSGVHMSRDAGKTWTRLNKGLPQKPMGKIALATTPAAPNRVYAQIETGDGVPFNGEETDTGELWRSDDKGKSWNMVNANRNIGGRQAYYTRCAASPDNPNEIYFLWANFSTSIDGGKTLQPGGPNSQPNWDHHEMWIDPTDGNRMIVVGDGGLSISHNRGKSWMRVQIPVAQLYHVTTDNAIPYNVLTNRQDGPAMKGPSRTKGGGGFGPSFIPTGLWYDIGGGESGFATPDPSDHNIVWSSASGRGPLGGVVTRFNEKAKQFRQVEVWPEYTAGRSAKDLKYRFQWTFPLLISPHDNNTIYVTSQHIHRTTNGGQSWEVISPDLTMNDKSKQGFSGGLTGDNIAVENMNVIYAFEESPVQKGVFWVGTNDGLVQVSKDGGENWTNVTANIPDLPELGVVRNIDASKWDAGKAYMTIEFHQVGNFKPYVYKTSDYGQSWQKITNGIDEGNLNYTRNIKEDPKREGLLYLGTESKLYASYDDGENWQSLMANLPHTPMYWIDVQEHFNDLVIGTYGRGIYILDDLSPVQQMTAEVAAKDAHLFAPRQAYRFQPAASNMQFFPTASAGEDAKVGASLNFWMKESGKAVQLHITDSKGDTVKTLKPKAKKGINRVWWNFNGENTDAIVFRTPAIYADWIPLSKQRTRSAYFPPFSIKVPPGTYKVHLQVGEESQVQELKVLKDPDSEGSMEDIAAQTALMEKLHFDMNQVVEMINSIELSRRQLLDLHASLKAADQHSDLLPEIMKMDSSLQAMEHEMYQLQTTGTGQDMVRYPTKLTERIDYLASAVAVADYKPTDQHIAVHDLLHESLSNQKADYEDFMNGAFAEFLNLLKEKGVGALVMHKE, encoded by the coding sequence ATGCGCACAAAACTACAGCTACAACGCGCCGGCTTAGCTATGCTATGTCTCATCCTTTTTTTGCCTCAGCTAGAGGCCCAAAACTTTGAAAAAGGAGATCTATCTCAACTTCATTATCGCCATATAGGTCCTGTCGGAAACCGGGTAAGTTCGGTTGCAGGGATTGCAGGCGATCCCCTCACCTATTATGTAGGGGCAGCGACCGGAGGAATCTGGAAAACCGTAGATGGTGGCTTGAATTGGAAGCCTATCTTTGACGATAAGCCCGTCCATGCTATCGGAGCCTTGGCAGTTGCTCCCTCAGATCCCGAAATTGTCTATGCTGGCACCGGAGAGCCCTGGATTCGTTCCAATGTTTCTATCGGAAACGGGATATGGAAGTCTATGGATGGCGGAGCAAGCTGGGAACATATCGGCCTCGAAAATAGTGGACGAGTAGGCCGGATTCTGGTGCATCCCACAAATCCCGATATCGTATATGTAGCAGCCCTGGGACATGGTTATGCTAAACAGAAAGATCGTGGAGTCTTTATGAGTATGGATGGAGGAAAGAGCTGGGAGCATAGCCTTTTTGTAGATGAAAATACGGGCGCCTCAGATATAGCTATGGATGCCACTAATCCTCGCATTCTTTATGCAGGTATGTGGGAATTTAAGCTTCGCACCTGGAATCGAACCAGTGGTGGGCCAGGAAGTGGGGTACACATGTCCAGAGATGCAGGTAAGACCTGGACGAGACTAAATAAAGGCCTTCCCCAGAAGCCTATGGGGAAAATCGCTTTAGCTACTACACCAGCTGCCCCCAATCGCGTTTATGCCCAAATCGAAACCGGAGATGGCGTGCCTTTCAATGGAGAGGAAACCGATACGGGAGAACTTTGGCGCTCGGATGATAAGGGGAAGAGTTGGAACATGGTAAATGCCAATAGAAACATTGGAGGAAGACAAGCCTATTATACTCGTTGTGCTGCTTCTCCCGACAATCCCAATGAAATCTATTTCCTCTGGGCCAATTTTTCTACCAGCATTGATGGGGGCAAAACTTTACAGCCGGGAGGCCCTAATTCTCAGCCTAACTGGGACCATCACGAAATGTGGATTGATCCTACAGATGGCAATCGCATGATTGTAGTTGGAGATGGGGGACTTTCCATTTCTCACAACAGAGGAAAATCCTGGATGCGGGTACAAATTCCCGTTGCGCAGCTGTATCATGTTACTACTGACAATGCCATTCCGTATAATGTATTGACCAATCGCCAGGACGGCCCTGCTATGAAGGGGCCTAGCCGTACCAAAGGAGGCGGAGGCTTCGGTCCCAGTTTTATTCCGACAGGTTTATGGTATGATATCGGTGGGGGCGAAAGTGGGTTTGCAACTCCGGACCCTAGCGATCACAATATCGTGTGGTCAAGTGCATCCGGTCGGGGTCCCTTGGGTGGAGTAGTTACGCGCTTTAATGAAAAAGCCAAGCAATTCAGACAGGTAGAAGTCTGGCCTGAATACACAGCAGGACGTTCTGCCAAGGATCTCAAATACCGTTTCCAATGGACTTTTCCCCTACTTATTTCTCCCCACGATAATAATACGATCTATGTAACAAGTCAGCACATTCACCGGACCACCAATGGAGGACAAAGCTGGGAAGTTATCAGCCCGGATTTGACGATGAATGATAAAAGTAAGCAAGGATTCTCGGGAGGTTTGACGGGAGATAATATTGCAGTAGAAAATATGAATGTCATTTATGCATTCGAGGAATCTCCGGTCCAAAAAGGAGTATTCTGGGTAGGCACCAATGACGGCCTGGTTCAAGTGAGTAAAGACGGAGGCGAAAACTGGACCAATGTAACTGCCAATATTCCGGATTTGCCAGAATTGGGAGTCGTAAGAAATATCGATGCTTCAAAATGGGATGCGGGTAAAGCTTATATGACCATAGAGTTTCATCAGGTAGGCAACTTCAAGCCTTATGTGTACAAAACCAGCGACTATGGGCAAAGCTGGCAAAAGATCACCAATGGCATAGATGAAGGAAATCTGAACTATACCCGAAACATCAAGGAGGACCCAAAACGCGAAGGATTGCTTTATCTGGGGACGGAGAGCAAACTCTATGCCTCCTATGATGATGGCGAAAACTGGCAGAGCCTCATGGCTAATCTTCCTCATACGCCTATGTACTGGATCGATGTACAGGAGCATTTCAATGATTTGGTGATCGGTACCTATGGACGGGGAATATACATCCTGGATGACCTCAGCCCGGTTCAGCAAATGACAGCCGAAGTAGCCGCAAAAGATGCTCACCTCTTTGCCCCAAGGCAGGCCTATAGATTTCAGCCCGCAGCTTCGAATATGCAGTTTTTCCCAACTGCCTCAGCAGGAGAAGATGCAAAAGTCGGTGCCAGCCTCAATTTCTGGATGAAAGAAAGCGGAAAAGCCGTCCAGCTACATATTACAGATAGCAAAGGAGATACAGTAAAAACGCTGAAGCCCAAAGCGAAAAAAGGCATCAATCGCGTATGGTGGAATTTCAATGGAGAGAATACAGACGCGATCGTTTTCCGCACACCGGCAATCTATGCAGACTGGATCCCCCTGAGCAAGCAAAGAACTCGTTCTGCCTACTTCCCTCCTTTTTCAATAAAAGTTCCTCCGGGTACTTATAAAGTTCATCTTCAAGTTGGAGAGGAAAGCCAGGTTCAGGAACTCAAGGTTCTCAAAGATCCGGATTCAGAAGGAAGTATGGAGGATATAGCTGCTCAGACAGCTCTCATGGAAAAGCTTCATTTTGATATGAATCAAGTGGTAGAAATGATCAATTCGATTGAACTGAGTAGAAGACAATTGCTGGACTTGCATGCTAGCCTAAAAGCGGCAGATCAACATAGCGACTTACTGCCCGAGATCATGAAAATGGATAGCAGCCTGCAAGCGATGGAACATGAGATGTATCAATTACAGACGACCGGTACCGGTCAGGATATGGTTCGTTATCCGACCAAACTTACTGAGCGGATTGACTATCTGGCCTCAGCGG
- a CDS encoding RNA-binding protein has product MEIYIYNLDRSTDEDELRELFEEFGEVDSCVKRKHPDPEKDSFSAIVSMPYKLEADEAIDELHGETIDGRDIRVLALPDSVIEEARGDEDEEDTEGQKWVFE; this is encoded by the coding sequence ATGGAAATTTACATTTACAACCTGGACCGCAGCACAGACGAGGATGAATTGCGTGAGTTGTTTGAAGAATTTGGGGAAGTTGATTCTTGCGTAAAACGAAAGCATCCCGATCCTGAGAAAGATAGTTTTTCTGCTATTGTGTCTATGCCCTATAAATTGGAAGCTGATGAAGCTATCGATGAGCTACATGGGGAGACGATAGATGGTCGAGATATAAGAGTATTGGCCTTGCCTGATTCTGTCATAGAAGAGGCGAGGGGAGACGAAGACGAAGAGGATACCGAAGGGCAGAAATGGGTCTTTGAATAA
- a CDS encoding Hsp20/alpha crystallin family protein: MKLAVRNRSNGFPTFNSIFNEILNDDFFNARPIASNLPAVNIKQSETDFSLELAIPGLGKDDIKISIDKDLLTISSEIEQKEEKKEESGKYTRREFSFRAFKRSFTLPETVDTDKIGAKFENGVLYLQLPKREEALPKPARQIEIS; encoded by the coding sequence ATGAAATTGGCAGTAAGAAACAGAAGCAACGGATTCCCTACTTTCAACAGTATATTCAATGAAATCCTGAATGATGACTTTTTCAACGCCAGGCCCATTGCAAGCAATTTGCCTGCCGTGAATATCAAGCAAAGCGAAACCGATTTTTCTCTGGAGCTTGCTATCCCCGGCCTTGGAAAAGATGACATCAAGATCTCTATTGACAAAGATTTACTGACCATCTCTTCAGAAATAGAGCAAAAAGAGGAGAAGAAAGAGGAGAGCGGAAAGTATACAAGAAGAGAGTTTTCCTTTCGTGCCTTCAAGCGTTCTTTCACCTTGCCCGAAACCGTCGATACTGACAAAATCGGAGCGAAGTTTGAGAATGGGGTATTGTACCTTCAGCTCCCCAAAAGAGAAGAGGCTCTTCCCAAGCCTGCAAGGCAGATAGAAATCAGCTAA
- a CDS encoding alpha/beta hydrolase gives MRYFKWFLGILALMLLIFALGPRPDTPKFEEEIPAVDVPMDNLNLFLNAVERFHKNLKPDNQARIIWADTNYEQTEYSLLYLHGFSASQEEGAAMAKSVARRYGMNLYLARLQAHGLAGEDALLEYRADSVYFTSIAALGMAKKIGRKVIIMSTSTGGTLALKLAADHPEAVDGLICYSPNIQLFDTSGEVLVWPWGLSLAKTVSGSDHREFPADEYTQKYWTHRYRMEAVEQLVVLMDHTMTPETFQAVKAPLFLGYYFKDEENQDKVVSVPAMLDMYEQLGTNEAKKRKIAFPEAGDHVLANPRKSKSYGEVKEETFRFVEDILEISPLDINSN, from the coding sequence ATGCGCTACTTCAAATGGTTTCTCGGAATACTAGCCCTCATGCTACTCATCTTTGCCCTGGGACCCAGACCTGATACCCCCAAATTTGAAGAAGAAATTCCGGCTGTTGATGTTCCTATGGACAACCTCAACTTATTCCTCAATGCTGTTGAGCGATTCCACAAAAACCTCAAGCCCGACAATCAGGCACGTATCATTTGGGCAGATACCAATTATGAGCAAACGGAATACAGCCTCTTGTACTTGCATGGCTTTAGCGCCAGTCAGGAAGAAGGAGCCGCCATGGCCAAAAGTGTGGCGCGTAGATACGGCATGAATCTCTATCTGGCACGTTTGCAAGCACATGGTTTGGCCGGAGAAGATGCCTTGCTGGAATACAGAGCTGATAGTGTATATTTTACCTCCATTGCTGCTTTGGGCATGGCGAAAAAAATAGGCAGGAAGGTCATCATCATGAGTACCTCTACGGGAGGAACCCTGGCCTTGAAACTGGCTGCCGATCATCCCGAAGCTGTAGATGGCCTCATCTGTTATTCCCCCAACATCCAACTTTTTGATACCAGTGGAGAAGTACTGGTATGGCCCTGGGGATTGTCTCTGGCGAAAACTGTTTCCGGTAGCGATCACCGGGAATTTCCAGCCGATGAATACACCCAGAAATACTGGACCCACAGATACCGCATGGAAGCCGTTGAGCAATTGGTGGTGCTGATGGATCATACCATGACCCCCGAAACCTTCCAGGCAGTAAAAGCACCTTTGTTTTTAGGCTACTACTTTAAGGATGAAGAAAATCAGGACAAAGTAGTTTCCGTCCCTGCCATGCTCGACATGTATGAGCAATTGGGTACGAATGAGGCCAAAAAGAGAAAGATTGCCTTTCCAGAGGCTGGCGATCATGTTTTGGCCAATCCGAGGAAGTCAAAGTCTTATGGTGAAGTGAAGGAGGAGACTTTTCGTTTTGTTGAGGATATTTTGGAAATCTCTCCATTGGATATAAATTCTAATTAA
- a CDS encoding isoamylase early set domain-containing protein — MSISKKVLKSKPVVKVTFKLPKKVVGTANEVALVGDFNSWDTRAELMKSLKSGDFSTTVELEKGKEYQFRYLIDGSKWENDGEADKFVASPFADAENSVVVL, encoded by the coding sequence ATGAGTATTAGCAAGAAAGTACTGAAAAGTAAGCCCGTAGTAAAAGTAACCTTCAAACTCCCTAAGAAAGTTGTAGGTACGGCAAACGAAGTCGCTTTGGTAGGAGACTTCAATTCCTGGGATACACGTGCAGAATTGATGAAAAGCCTCAAAAGCGGAGACTTTTCTACTACTGTAGAACTTGAGAAAGGCAAAGAGTACCAATTCAGGTACCTTATCGACGGATCAAAATGGGAAAACGACGGTGAAGCTGATAAATTCGTAGCATCTCCTTTTGCAGATGCCGAAAATTCAGTGGTTGTTTTATAA
- a CDS encoding NUDIX domain-containing protein: MEVSPGIKRNAVLVILKSGDQVLLLKRKKNPHKGYFTPIGGKLDPHENPTACAIRETREETGIEVSEIKYLGSLIETSPGNYNWNCPVYLAEIPWQPAPPCDEGELHWADLDKLSDFPHPDADRRIYQYLKNGKAFFFNAEYDADMNLLSFREEIEGIELL; the protein is encoded by the coding sequence ATGGAAGTTTCCCCAGGAATCAAGAGAAATGCAGTACTGGTAATCCTGAAAAGCGGAGATCAGGTCCTTTTATTAAAGAGAAAAAAAAATCCCCATAAAGGTTATTTCACACCTATAGGAGGAAAACTTGATCCACATGAAAATCCTACTGCTTGCGCGATACGAGAAACCCGGGAAGAAACAGGAATCGAAGTAAGCGAAATCAAATACCTCGGAAGTCTGATTGAAACTTCTCCAGGCAACTACAATTGGAATTGTCCGGTATATCTGGCTGAAATCCCCTGGCAGCCTGCTCCTCCCTGCGATGAAGGAGAATTGCATTGGGCAGATTTGGATAAGCTTTCAGATTTTCCCCATCCTGATGCAGACCGGAGAATCTACCAATACCTCAAAAATGGGAAAGCCTTCTTCTTCAATGCCGAATATGATGCAGATATGAATTTGCTTTCCTTTCGGGAAGAGATAGAAGGCATTGAGCTTTTATAA
- a CDS encoding DUF4293 domain-containing protein — MIQRIQSIFLVLAVLANLAVLALPVWQSDLGASTGTINALMFDAEGTEADLQFFEHTESGSKALHTGFFAMLVISSLLLLFTIFKFNDRPQQIKLAYIGIILIFVEILCVLLLAQSGANANPLPGFAGPVLAVIFAWLAARYIRKDDDLVKSVDRIR; from the coding sequence ATGATCCAGAGAATACAATCAATTTTTTTGGTGCTGGCTGTATTGGCAAATCTTGCAGTCCTGGCCCTTCCTGTCTGGCAGTCTGATCTGGGCGCGAGTACAGGTACCATAAATGCCTTGATGTTTGATGCGGAAGGTACAGAAGCGGACCTTCAGTTTTTTGAACATACAGAAAGCGGAAGCAAAGCTTTACATACGGGCTTCTTTGCTATGCTCGTGATCTCCTCTTTGCTCCTACTCTTCACGATCTTTAAATTCAATGATAGACCTCAACAAATCAAATTGGCGTATATCGGAATCATTTTGATCTTTGTGGAGATCCTGTGTGTGCTGCTGCTGGCTCAGTCTGGCGCAAATGCAAATCCGCTTCCCGGATTTGCTGGCCCGGTACTTGCAGTGATTTTTGCCTGGTTGGCAGCTCGATATATCCGTAAGGATGACGATTTGGTCAAATCTGTTGATCGTATCCGCTAG
- a CDS encoding S-adenosylmethionine:tRNA ribosyltransferase-isomerase produces MKELKDIRISDYTYELPEERIAKFPLEKRDESKLLLYQQGKIAHHSFKEVVDILTEEHLLVFNDSKVIHARMEFFRKTGARIEILLLNPHEPASVEQAIQAKSHCSWKCIIGRKKRWKEGEILEKKLQIQGKEILIKAELLDRAQDLVQLSFEDADIPFAEILNHSGDLPLPPYLKRDAQASDEEQYQTVYAKESGAVAAPTAGLHFTDQLLSGLQAKGVEQEFVTLHVSAGTFLPVKSDAVVEHDMHREQFVLKHSSLLKIREAVGKIILVGTTSMRVIESLYWMGLQILEGKESIEASHPFHIEKMEAYEKADRDISVKEALDAILFFMETHGHERIYASTSILIMPGYSFKLSRGLITNFHMPDTTLLLLVAALVGEDWREIYQSALDHDYRFLSYGDSSILLP; encoded by the coding sequence ATGAAAGAGTTGAAAGACATACGGATCTCCGACTATACCTATGAATTGCCCGAAGAACGGATCGCAAAATTCCCCCTGGAAAAACGGGATGAATCAAAATTGCTGCTTTACCAGCAAGGGAAAATAGCGCACCATAGCTTTAAAGAGGTAGTTGATATATTGACAGAAGAGCATTTGTTGGTTTTCAATGACAGCAAAGTCATCCATGCCCGTATGGAGTTTTTCCGCAAAACGGGAGCGAGAATTGAAATCCTCCTGCTCAACCCTCATGAACCGGCGAGTGTAGAACAAGCCATACAGGCCAAGTCCCACTGTAGTTGGAAATGTATAATAGGTAGGAAAAAGCGATGGAAAGAGGGTGAAATTTTGGAGAAAAAGCTGCAGATACAAGGAAAAGAGATTTTGATCAAGGCAGAATTGCTGGATAGAGCGCAGGATTTGGTCCAATTGAGCTTTGAGGATGCAGATATCCCTTTTGCAGAAATCCTGAATCATAGCGGAGACCTTCCTCTTCCGCCTTATCTCAAACGGGATGCTCAAGCCAGTGATGAAGAACAGTACCAAACCGTTTATGCAAAAGAGTCTGGAGCAGTGGCCGCTCCTACGGCTGGATTGCATTTTACCGATCAGCTGCTCTCTGGTTTGCAGGCGAAAGGAGTTGAACAGGAATTTGTAACCCTCCACGTAAGTGCAGGGACTTTTCTTCCGGTCAAATCCGATGCGGTAGTTGAGCATGATATGCATCGCGAACAATTTGTCCTAAAGCATAGCAGTCTCCTGAAGATTCGGGAAGCCGTTGGGAAGATTATCCTCGTAGGAACCACCTCTATGCGGGTGATTGAGAGCTTGTACTGGATGGGCTTGCAAATCCTGGAAGGAAAGGAGTCAATAGAGGCTAGTCATCCATTTCATATTGAAAAAATGGAGGCCTATGAAAAAGCGGATCGAGATATTTCGGTGAAAGAAGCTTTGGACGCTATCCTATTTTTCATGGAAACCCACGGACACGAGCGCATATATGCCTCTACCTCCATTCTCATCATGCCGGGCTATTCCTTTAAACTTTCTCGGGGGCTTATCACGAATTTTCATATGCCTGATACGACACTCCTCCTCCTTGTAGCAGCTTTGGTAGGCGAAGATTGGCGAGAAATATATCAATCAGCCCTGGATCATGATTATAGATTCCTCAGCTATGGGGATAGTTCCATTCTTTTACCCTAA
- a CDS encoding sensor histidine kinase codes for MESTNDLILLVAIGSGIMLLLALAFVLFFSFSQNKLRKEQFKAQEAKLQHQEQLLHSNIKTQEEERERIAKDLHDEVGSKLNVIHLYLHQLLKKQPEAKESVSEMITVLKDTIQTSRRISHDLLPPTLDKFGLAVAIEELSEVVEQANDLQLQLELEGERPQGIDKIVEINLFRVLQELISNTLKYAKASEVRIKLWQNEEKVILNYADNGLGFDPDKKEHQKGLGMKNIESRLQMIGAELDLKSSPGKGVQVQIESKLNPAEVEEQAKVAAST; via the coding sequence ATGGAATCTACCAATGACTTAATTCTTCTTGTAGCAATTGGCAGTGGCATTATGCTCCTGCTGGCTTTAGCTTTTGTCCTCTTCTTCAGCTTTTCCCAAAATAAACTGCGCAAAGAACAATTCAAGGCCCAGGAAGCCAAGCTGCAGCATCAGGAACAGTTGCTGCATAGTAATATCAAGACCCAGGAAGAGGAGCGGGAACGCATTGCCAAGGACCTGCACGATGAAGTGGGCTCAAAACTCAATGTGATCCACCTCTATTTGCACCAACTTCTCAAGAAACAACCGGAAGCCAAAGAAAGTGTCAGCGAGATGATTACGGTACTCAAAGACACCATACAAACCTCTCGCCGCATTTCGCATGATTTGTTGCCGCCTACCCTGGATAAATTTGGCCTGGCGGTAGCCATAGAGGAATTGTCAGAAGTGGTGGAACAGGCAAATGATCTGCAGCTTCAGTTGGAGTTGGAGGGAGAACGGCCGCAAGGGATCGATAAAATTGTGGAGATTAATCTCTTCCGTGTATTGCAGGAATTGATCAGCAATACCCTCAAATACGCAAAGGCCAGTGAAGTTCGGATTAAGCTCTGGCAAAATGAGGAAAAAGTCATCCTCAACTATGCCGATAATGGATTGGGATTTGATCCGGACAAAAAAGAACACCAAAAAGGCCTGGGCATGAAAAATATAGAAAGTCGCCTGCAAATGATCGGCGCTGAGCTGGACCTCAAAAGTTCGCCCGGAAAAGGCGTACAAGTGCAGATAGAAAGTAAGTTGAATCCAGCTGAAGTAGAAGAGCAGGCAAAAGTAGCAGCAAGCACTTAA
- the truA gene encoding tRNA pseudouridine(38-40) synthase TruA — protein MPKETSMRYVLDISYKGTNYAGWQVQDNAFTVQEELEKALSTILSQKISVLGAGRTDAGVHARQLIVHFDLDRIPPQSLRHSLNGILSKDISINHIHQASSPNFHARFDAISRAYVYQCSRNKSPFHQEFALWLRHDLDMNIVEKATKTLLAHEDFASFCKSRADNKTNICRIDHAYWEEKGELLLFHIQADRFLRGMVRGLVGTILEIGRGKRPADDMQRILLEKDRRAAGPSAEACGLFLTEVNYPEGSFSEISYT, from the coding sequence ATGCCAAAGGAAACTAGCATGAGATATGTTTTGGATATCAGTTATAAGGGAACCAACTACGCAGGTTGGCAGGTCCAGGATAATGCCTTTACGGTTCAGGAAGAATTGGAAAAGGCTCTCTCTACCATCTTATCTCAAAAAATCTCTGTTTTAGGAGCAGGACGAACGGATGCAGGGGTCCATGCCCGCCAACTCATTGTACATTTCGATCTGGACCGTATTCCTCCTCAGAGCCTGCGACACAGCCTCAATGGCATCCTATCCAAGGACATTTCCATAAACCATATCCATCAGGCAAGCTCTCCGAATTTTCATGCTCGCTTTGATGCCATCAGTCGGGCTTATGTGTATCAGTGTAGCCGCAACAAATCCCCCTTTCATCAGGAATTTGCCCTATGGCTGCGGCATGATCTGGATATGAATATTGTTGAGAAGGCGACGAAAACTCTCCTGGCACATGAAGATTTTGCCAGTTTCTGTAAATCACGGGCGGATAACAAAACCAATATTTGCCGGATAGATCATGCCTATTGGGAGGAAAAAGGAGAACTTCTTCTATTCCATATACAGGCGGATCGTTTTTTGAGAGGCATGGTAAGAGGGCTGGTAGGAACTATCCTCGAAATAGGCAGGGGGAAACGGCCAGCAGATGATATGCAGCGAATCCTACTCGAAAAGGATCGCAGAGCAGCTGGGCCCAGTGCCGAAGCCTGCGGCCTGTTTCTCACAGAGGTAAATTATCCGGAAGGAAGTTTTTCAGAGATAAGCTATACCTAA
- a CDS encoding saccharopine dehydrogenase C-terminal domain-containing protein: protein MKQILIIGAGRSASTLIDYLLKVCQEHDWRILLGDLNVELAKEKIGGSAFGTAFTFDAHNEAAADEMVSKVDLVISMLPARFHGLLARPCLKYKKHFITASYVSEEIREMDKEAREKGLLFLMECGLDPGIDHMSAMRVMDQIRAKNLELKGFETFTGGLIAPESTLDNPWEYKFTWNPRNVVLAGQGIVKFIQEGRYKYFPYHRLFRRIEMLHVPEYGYFEGYANRDSLKYLDVYKLRGINTLYRGTLRRPGFCKAWDIFVQLGATDDKYEMEGVDKMTHRQFINSFLSYDPHNSVELKLAHYMGLDLDGEEMFKLKWLGLFKEELIGLEKGTPAQILEHILKKSWTLKEEDKDMIVMLHLFDFIDQGKKRRVQSHMVVKGDDSLNTAMAKTVGLPMAIAAKQLLLGNIKAEGVQIPVVPEIYNPILDELSLLGIDFVEREVELVN, encoded by the coding sequence ATGAAGCAAATCCTAATCATTGGCGCCGGACGTTCGGCCAGTACACTTATCGACTATTTGCTCAAAGTTTGTCAGGAACACGATTGGCGCATTCTATTAGGAGATTTGAATGTCGAATTGGCAAAAGAAAAAATCGGAGGCTCTGCTTTCGGTACAGCTTTTACGTTTGATGCCCACAATGAAGCTGCAGCCGATGAAATGGTGAGTAAAGTGGATTTGGTGATCTCCATGTTGCCGGCCCGTTTTCATGGATTGCTGGCCAGGCCCTGTCTCAAGTACAAAAAGCATTTTATTACAGCTTCTTATGTAAGTGAGGAAATACGGGAGATGGATAAAGAGGCCAGAGAAAAAGGCCTGCTCTTTCTCATGGAGTGTGGGCTTGATCCGGGCATAGACCATATGTCAGCCATGCGTGTGATGGATCAGATTCGTGCCAAAAATTTGGAACTCAAAGGCTTTGAAACCTTTACCGGAGGACTGATTGCGCCGGAAAGCACCCTCGACAATCCCTGGGAATATAAATTTACCTGGAATCCCCGCAATGTCGTTCTGGCCGGTCAGGGTATCGTGAAATTTATCCAGGAAGGACGCTATAAATATTTCCCCTACCACAGACTCTTCCGCCGAATAGAAATGTTGCATGTGCCTGAATACGGCTATTTCGAAGGCTATGCCAATCGCGACTCTCTCAAATATCTGGATGTCTACAAACTGAGAGGCATCAATACCTTATATAGAGGAACCCTCAGACGTCCGGGCTTCTGCAAGGCCTGGGACATCTTTGTGCAATTGGGGGCCACTGATGATAAGTATGAAATGGAAGGGGTAGATAAAATGACCCATCGACAATTCATCAATTCTTTTCTCTCCTATGATCCCCACAATTCCGTAGAGTTGAAACTGGCGCATTATATGGGCCTTGATTTGGATGGGGAAGAGATGTTTAAATTGAAATGGCTGGGACTTTTCAAAGAGGAATTGATTGGTTTGGAGAAAGGAACGCCTGCACAAATTTTGGAACATATCCTCAAAAAATCCTGGACCCTCAAGGAAGAGGATAAGGATATGATCGTTATGTTGCACTTGTTTGACTTCATAGATCAGGGGAAAAAACGCAGGGTTCAATCTCATATGGTGGTCAAGGGAGATGATTCGCTCAATACCGCCATGGCTAAAACCGTAGGCCTTCCCATGGCCATAGCCGCCAAGCAACTTTTGCTCGGAAATATAAAAGCCGAAGGCGTCCAGATTCCCGTCGTTCCGGAAATCTACAATCCCATCCTGGATGAGCTCAGCTTATTGGGGATAGATTTTGTAGAACGTGAAGTGGAATTGGTAAATTGA